The DNA sequence CATCCAAAGTGGTACCGAAAAATAAACTTATTACTAACGCCGTACAGATAGCCCACACATTTTTTCTCACCCCGATTCCCCCATTTCCATTCTCACATTCCCCTGTCTTTAACATAGCAAAAAATCTTCCAACAGTCATAGCTGACTTAGTAGGTTATGCGAGTGAAAATTAAACATGCTTTTGCGCGCAATATTGATAAATCGCAGCTGTTGCCAGGCAATCACCGATGGCATCGTGGGCGTCATGTTCAAGCTGCAGAAATTTGGTCAATGTTGTCAGTTTGTGGTTCGGTGTTTCGGTGATCTTTTTTCGGGCAAGTTTGACTGTATCGATGACAATATACTCAGGAATTTTGATGCCTTCGATGTTGTCGAGCGCATAAAGGAAGCCCATATCAAACGATGCATTGTGGGCAATGATCGGTAAATCTCCGATGAATTCGAGTAGGTCTTCGATTTTTTGTTCGATGCTTGGTGCCCCTTCAACCACTTCGTTTGAAATGCCTGTAAGTCGTGTAATTGTCTCAGGGATGTGACGGAAAGGTTTGATGAATGTATTAAACATATCTTTCACTTCATGATTTACATACTTAATGGCACCAATTTGAATGATTTTGTCGGCGCCGGCACGCAGACCCGTCGTTTCAAAATCGAGTACGATATAATCATCCATTAATTTGGATGATGTTTTATATTTTTTTTCTTTTGCAGCTCTTCTTGCTCCCCAGTTTTGCTGTTTCGGTTTATTTTCCAGTAACTCGATTGCTTCTGTATTCCAGTCTGACATTGATGGTCCTCCTCTTTTTATGTAGTTCTCCGTTGTTTAGTAATAATTCTATTTATATTATTTAATACCCTTTTTTTACAGCGCTTAATCTTAATTTTAAATAGATAAAAAAAGGAGCTCCCGGAATAATCTTCCCGGCGAGCTCTTTTTTCGATTAATAGTGGACGACCGTGCCAACTTCGGTTCCTTCATACGCCGTTTTCTTGCCTAGCTCTGGTACTGCGACCACGTCATATTTGCCAGACAATTGTGTTGCCGTATCTTTACCAAATGTAATTCCCATAAATTTTTTTTTGATAATTGATAGACCCCGACCGTTACTTTTACGTTGCTATCAAAATGCGCTTCAGGATTGGTGATGTTCCAACCACGATTCCGAGACGTGCCGTAGATGGTATCCCCATCATTTCGCGTCTTAGACGTGAGTTTCCTATGGCAATTATCGAAATCTCCCAAGCCATCATCGTATGATTAATGGACAATGAATCCCCATCAGTTTAACAATTAACTCCTGT is a window from the Sporosarcina sp. ANT_H38 genome containing:
- a CDS encoding PolC-type DNA polymerase III — its product is MSDWNTEAIELLENKPKQQNWGARRAAKEKKYKTSSKLMDDYIVLDFETTGLRAGADKIIQIGAIKYVNHEVKDMFNTFIKPFRHIPETITRLTGISNEVVEGAPSIEQKIEDLLEFIGDLPIIAHNASFDMGFLYALDNIEGIKIPEYIVIDTVKLARKKITETPNHKLTTLTKFLQLEHDAHDAIGDCLATAAIYQYCAQKHV